A window of the Macaca nemestrina isolate mMacNem1 chromosome X, mMacNem.hap1, whole genome shotgun sequence genome harbors these coding sequences:
- the LOC105478215 gene encoding transcription factor YY2 — protein MASNEDFYITQDPEIPADIVGLHDINVEPLPMVDIPMESIQYEDVDGNWIYGGHNHPPLIALQPLFMNTGYGDHDQEMLMVQTQEEVVGYYGSDNLLGNDLEDQLAIPDSTEDEHFQLTLASLSASAASTSTQSRSKKRSKKPSKTPSSKSATSAEATPAGSSSNEGRRKWEQKQVQIKTLEGEFSVTMWSPNDNNDQGAVGEGQAENPPDYSEYLKGKKLPPEGLPGVDLSDPKQLAEFTKMKPKRSKGELPKTVPCSHSGCEKMFRDYAAMRKHLHIHGPRVHVCAECGKAFIESSKLKRHHLVHTGEKPFQCTFEGCGKRFSLDFNLRTHLRIHTGDKPFVCPFDICNRKFAQSTNLKTHILTHVKSKNSP, from the coding sequence ATGGCCTCCAACGAAGATTTCTACATTACACAAGACCCGGAGATCCCGGCAGATATTGTGGGGCTCCACGACATCAATGTGGAGCCCCTTCCTATGGTGGACATTCCGATGGAAAGCATCCAGTACGAGGATGTCGATGGCAATTGGATCTATGGTGGCCACAACCATCCTCCTCTGATCGCGCTGCAGCCGCTCTTCATGAACACGGGCTATGGCGACCACGACCAGGAAATGCTCATGGTGCAGACACAAGAGGAAGTGGTGGGCTATTACGGCTCAGACAACCTGCTAGGCAACGACTTGGAGGACCAGTTGGCCATCCCGGATAGCACTGAAGACGAGCACTTCCAGCTGACCCTGGCCTCTCTGTCAGCCTCGGCGGCATCGACATCAACCCAGAGCCGCAGCAAAAAGCGCAGCAAAAAGCCCAGCAAAACGCCCAGCAGCAAGAGTGCCACCAGCGCTGAGGCCACGCCGGCGGGCAGCAGCTCCAACGAGGGCAGGAGGAAGTGGGAGCAGAAGCAAGTGCAGATCAAAACGCTCGAGGGTGAGTTTTCCGTGACTATGTGGTCCCCTAACGATAACAATGACCAAGGGGCAGTGGGCGAAGGGCAGGCTGAAAACCCACCTGATTATTCCGAGTACTTGAAAGGGAAGAAACTTCCTCCTGAGGGATTACCAGGCGTTGATCTCTCAGATCCTAAACAGCTGGCAGAATTTACTAAAATGAAGCCCAAAAGGTCCAAAGGAGAACTTCCCAAAACAGTCCCTTGCTCTCATAGTGGCTGCGAAAAGATGTTCAGGGATTACGCCGCCATGAGAAAACATCTCCACATCCACGGGCCCAGAGTCCACGTATGTgcagaatgtggcaaagctttcaTTGAGAGCTCAAAGCTGAAACGACACCACCTGGTCCACACCGGCGAGAAGCCCTTCCAGTGCACATTCGAAGGCTGCGGGAAACGCTTTTCCCTTGATTTCAATTTGCGCACACACTTGCGCATCCACACCGGCGATAAGCCCTTCGTGTGCCCCTTCGATATCTGCAATAGGAAGTTCGCTCAGTCAACCAACCTGAAAACCCACATTTTAACGCatgtgaagagcaaaaacagccCGTGA